From the genome of Fibrobacter sp. UWH6:
TGCTGTGCGTATGTTGCTGAAGCTTCTTGCCTATGATGAGCAGGATACTCTTCTGCCTTCCAAATGGGAAATTGAACACATTTTGCCGCAGAAGTGGCAGAAAGGCTATTTCCCGAATAATCCTGACGAGGAAGTTAAGGAAAAAATCGAACACCTTGGAAATAAGGTCCCCTTCGAAAAGAAGTTGAACATTGAGGCCGGTAACAACTACTTCACCAAGAAAAAGGACTTGTACAAGGAATCCAAAGTGGCTGTAACCAAAGCTATTGGTGAAAATGAGTCCTTGGAGGTTTGGGGCCTTGACTCCATCATTGAACGTGATGTTGCTGTAGCCGAAAGTGTAGTCTCAATCCTTGATGGTTGGCGTAAGGACTATGCCGCTGGAGGTGCTGTTGCGCAGCTTTCTGTGACTGCGGAACAGCAGGCTTTGATTGACCAACTTAAGGCTACTGGCTTTGATATTTCTGCATTGAACAAGTAACGGATTTGGTATAGCTATGGATAAGAACGCAATCAAGAATTATGCTGTGTGGGCTCGCAGAGAACTCATCTCTCGAGTGAGTCAGAAGGCTTTGCAGTATGGCATTGATGCCGATAGTGATTCAGCAGCTAATGTTCCTACCGTGAATGGCAAGGTGCTTTCCGAGTCTGAGAAGCTGCAGCGTGCCGCATTGATTGCGAAAATCCGTAAAGAAGGTTATGAGCAGGTGATGGAAGAAGTTGCCTATACTTGGTTCAATCGCTTCTGCGCCCTTCGCTTTATGGAGGTAAACGATTACCTGCCTAGCCATGTTCGCGTATTCAGTGATGACAAAGGTGATTTCAAACCGCAGATTATGGCGGAAGCCATTAACTTGGAAATAGATGGTCTTGACCAGAGCAAGGTTTATGCCTTCAAGAATGAAGATAATGATGGAGAACTCTTCAAGTACCTGGTGATTACCCAATGCAATGCGTTGAATAAAGTTCTTCCTGGAATGTTTCAGCGTATTGCTGATTATACGGAATTGCTGTTCCCCGATTACTTGCTAGAACCCAACAGTGCTGTGGGTAGGCTGGTTACAGACATTCCTGAAGAGGATTGGAAGGATGCCGTACAGATTATTGGCTGGCTATATCAGTATTACAATACGGAACCCAAAGATCAGGTATTTAAGGACCTCGAAAAGAATATCAAGATTACCAAGGAAAAGATACCTGCTGCGACACAGCTGTTTACGCCCGATTGGATTGTTCGCTATATGGTGGAGAATAGCCTTGGTCGCCTTTGGCTTGAAGGCCATCCTCAACATGCAGAGGTCTTGAAACCTAAGTGGAAATACTATTTGGATGAAGCCGAACAAGAAGATTCCGTTAAGGAACAGCTTGCTGCTATTCGAGCAGAATATGCGAAATTGAAACCACAGGATTTGCGTTGCATTGACCCTTGCGAGGGTAGTGGACATATCGTTGTGTATATGTTCGAAGTTCTGGTGCAAATTTATCAGGCATATGGGTATGATCCTAAAGATGCGGCATCGCTTATTGTGAAGAACAACTTGTTTGGCTTAGATATAGATGATCGTGCTGCGCAGCTTGCTTACTTTGCCGTGATGATGAAGGCCCGTCAGTATGATAGTCGTTTCTTTAGCCGCGGTGTACAGCCTCGTGTCTATTCCATAATGGAGAGCAACGATCTTGATCGATCGATGCTTGATTATTTTGTTGGTACGAATGAATCCCTAAAGAGGTCGATTTCTTCTTTGGTGAATGATTTGAAAGATGCGAAGGAATATGGCTCCATCTTAAATGTACATCAAGTTGATTTTGACGCAATTTATTCTCGTATAGAAGAAATCAGGAATGAGTCTAGCATCTATCAGTTGCCTGTGATTGCGCTTCTTTTGCCGTTTGTGCAAGTTGCTGAAGTAATGGCTCAGAAGTATGATGTTGTTGTAACAAACCCGCCATATATGGGTGCGAATGGGATGGCTGCAGTGCTTTCTGAATACATTAAATCTTTGTATCCTGATAGCAAAGCTGATTTATTCGCTGTATTTATAGAAAAAGGATTTGATTTACTTAAATCAAATGGCCTTTTAGCGATGATAACTATGCAGTCGTGGATGTTTTTGAGTAGTTATGAACGTTTACGTACTAAGCTAGTTGAGGCTCATACGATAAAAAGTCTGCTTCATTTAGGAATAAAGGCTTTTGATGAAATAGGTAATGATATTGTCCAGACGGCATCTTTTGTGTTGGAAAAGCAATCGATGGTGAATTATGTTGGTCAATATTTTCGCTTGTTAACCCATAATAGGGAAGAAAAGGTTGCTCAATTTTTGTCTCGTACAAATCTTTTTTTGCAGAAGCAGTCTCGGTATGAGGAAATTCCTGGAACTCCGATTGCTTTTTGGGTTGGTGAAGGCACTTTAACCGCATTTTCTTCATTCCCGCAGATGATTAGTGTCGCTGAACCAAAGCAGGGAATAGCAACCGCTGATAATAACAGATTTTTAAGGTTGTGGTTTGAGGTTGGCAATCACAGAATAGGGTTTGGTTGTAAAAATACGCAAAATGCCGTTGGTTCTGGGTGCCGATGGTTCCCGTACCAAAAGGGCGGGGATTTCCGAAAATGGTATGGTAACAATAATTTTGTCATTGATTGGGATAATGATGGTTATGCGTTGAAGCATTTTACCGACAAATCAGGAAAATTGCGCTCTGCTTTGAGAAATCTTGATTATTCTTTTAGAACAGGTTTGACATGGACGTGGATTAGCACGGGAAATTTTGGAGCACGGTTGTCTGACCAAGGCTGTTTATTTGATGTTGCTGGTTCAACAATGTTTGCAGAAAACAATTTGAATTGGTTACTTGGATGTTTATGTTCAAAAGTTGCTGATTATTTGTTGCGCATAATAAATCCTACAATCAATTTTAGTAATGGCGTTGTTGCTAAGATGCCTGTGAAATTTGCAGAAGAAGACAATGTAAATAGTTTTGTTGAAGAAAATGTTTTGCTTTCCCGTTCTGATTGGGATTCTTTCGAAACTTCGTGGGATTTTCATAAACACCCTTTGGTTCCATCTCGCGATGAGCTGGCAGAAAACGCTATGTCTCAGTTTGCGGAAGACCGCTTGACAAAGCTGGGTTCTATCCTGTGGAATTATGAACGCTGGGAACGAAAATGTGAGTCTCGTTTTAATACTCTCAAATCCAATGAAGAAGAGCTGAATCGCATCTTCATTGACATCTATGGCCTTCGGGATGAGTTGACGCCAGACGTGGAAGACAGGGACGTCACTATTCGTAAGGCTGATCTTGAACGAGACATCAAGAGCCTCATCAGCTATGCTGTTGGCTGCATGTTTGGTCGCTACAGCTTGGATAGGGAAGGCTTGATTTATGCTGGTGGTGAATGGAATCTCGCTGAGTATAAATCCTT
Proteins encoded in this window:
- the pglX gene encoding BREX-1 system adenine-specific DNA-methyltransferase PglX; the encoded protein is MDKNAIKNYAVWARRELISRVSQKALQYGIDADSDSAANVPTVNGKVLSESEKLQRAALIAKIRKEGYEQVMEEVAYTWFNRFCALRFMEVNDYLPSHVRVFSDDKGDFKPQIMAEAINLEIDGLDQSKVYAFKNEDNDGELFKYLVITQCNALNKVLPGMFQRIADYTELLFPDYLLEPNSAVGRLVTDIPEEDWKDAVQIIGWLYQYYNTEPKDQVFKDLEKNIKITKEKIPAATQLFTPDWIVRYMVENSLGRLWLEGHPQHAEVLKPKWKYYLDEAEQEDSVKEQLAAIRAEYAKLKPQDLRCIDPCEGSGHIVVYMFEVLVQIYQAYGYDPKDAASLIVKNNLFGLDIDDRAAQLAYFAVMMKARQYDSRFFSRGVQPRVYSIMESNDLDRSMLDYFVGTNESLKRSISSLVNDLKDAKEYGSILNVHQVDFDAIYSRIEEIRNESSIYQLPVIALLLPFVQVAEVMAQKYDVVVTNPPYMGANGMAAVLSEYIKSLYPDSKADLFAVFIEKGFDLLKSNGLLAMITMQSWMFLSSYERLRTKLVEAHTIKSLLHLGIKAFDEIGNDIVQTASFVLEKQSMVNYVGQYFRLLTHNREEKVAQFLSRTNLFLQKQSRYEEIPGTPIAFWVGEGTLTAFSSFPQMISVAEPKQGIATADNNRFLRLWFEVGNHRIGFGCKNTQNAVGSGCRWFPYQKGGDFRKWYGNNNFVIDWDNDGYALKHFTDKSGKLRSALRNLDYSFRTGLTWTWISTGNFGARLSDQGCLFDVAGSTMFAENNLNWLLGCLCSKVADYLLRIINPTINFSNGVVAKMPVKFAEEDNVNSFVEENVLLSRSDWDSFETSWDFHKHPLVPSRDELAENAMSQFAEDRLTKLGSILWNYERWERKCESRFNTLKSNEEELNRIFIDIYGLRDELTPDVEDRDVTIRKADLERDIKSLISYAVGCMFGRYSLDREGLIYAGGEWNLAEYKSFEADPDNIIPICDDEYFSDDIVGRFVEFIKVAYGADQLEDNLKFIADALGGKGTPRDIIRSYFLNDFFKDHCNTYQVTGSGKRPIYWLFDSGKKNGFKCLIYMHRYQSDTIARIRTDYVHEQQSRYDTAIDGINSRLNEVISSSEQVRLKKQLAKLMAQKEEVHTYEEKIHHLADQMISIDLDDGVKVNYEKFKDVLAKIK